One Rossellomorea aquimaris DNA window includes the following coding sequences:
- a CDS encoding spore coat protein, whose product MNDSSDKNNPVTNKAVGFLVSEVFRKNGIDVEKVKKSLTDEQKSMLRLLVNDLTAEVNNLNDHHSDNKDPK is encoded by the coding sequence ATGAATGATTCATCCGATAAAAATAACCCGGTCACTAATAAAGCAGTCGGTTTTTTAGTGAGTGAAGTATTTAGGAAAAACGGAATTGATGTTGAAAAAGTAAAAAAGTCATTGACCGATGAGCAAAAATCGATGCTGAGATTACTAGTTAATGATCTTACTGCAGAAGTAAATAACCTTAATGATCATCACTCCGATAATAAAGATCCAAAATAA
- a CDS encoding spore coat protein produces the protein MKKREKKKKKCMRTHEMKYDDSYSYDAMASEDSHVEHEDLHVEQEETHYIEADSYVEQEEHQCSDADSYAEQGAYQYSEVDQESNEFIFIKDSCDIKVQTTDTQASVSLQVGLQLAIALVISITVGDSEKGRLITQKLLQQFDSDQSNKQRIIIENSKDVNITTTDTDLAVNIQVLLQVLVALVAKLDIL, from the coding sequence ATGAAAAAAAGAGAGAAGAAAAAGAAAAAGTGTATGCGCACACATGAAATGAAGTATGATGACTCCTACTCTTATGATGCAATGGCTTCGGAAGATTCACATGTTGAGCATGAAGATTTACATGTTGAGCAGGAAGAAACACATTATATCGAGGCAGATTCATACGTTGAACAGGAAGAACACCAATGCAGTGATGCAGATTCATACGCTGAACAAGGAGCATACCAATATAGCGAAGTTGATCAGGAGTCAAATGAGTTTATATTTATCAAAGATTCTTGTGATATCAAGGTACAAACTACCGATACCCAAGCGAGTGTCTCACTCCAAGTTGGGTTGCAGCTAGCAATCGCATTGGTTATCAGTATTACGGTTGGAGATTCTGAGAAAGGTAGACTAATTACTCAAAAGCTTTTACAGCAGTTTGATTCAGATCAGAGTAATAAACAAAGAATCATCATTGAGAACTCTAAGGATGTAAATATTACAACTACCGATACGGATCTTGCGGTAAATATTCAAGTATTATTACAAGTTCTTGTCGCTTTAGTAGCAAAATTAGACATTCTATAA
- a CDS encoding spore coat protein, with protein sequence MKEKKWRALDHCDLNSKEEASDVDSMAKQKVANHQLSSEWIIVKDSEMIDIQTTDTQAAVSIQLAVQAAIVAVISIAVGDTNQAEAISQELKQYIYTKQANKQKLVIHNSKNVQVTTTDTDIVVNIEALLQILVAILVKLDIL encoded by the coding sequence ATGAAAGAAAAAAAATGGAGAGCATTAGACCATTGTGACTTGAATTCAAAGGAAGAAGCTTCAGATGTTGATAGTATGGCTAAACAAAAAGTAGCTAATCACCAACTGTCTAGTGAGTGGATTATTGTAAAAGATTCTGAAATGATTGATATTCAGACCACTGACACACAGGCTGCTGTTTCTATACAATTGGCAGTACAAGCTGCAATCGTTGCTGTAATAAGTATTGCTGTTGGGGATACCAATCAGGCTGAGGCTATTTCCCAAGAACTGAAACAATATATTTATACAAAACAAGCAAACAAACAGAAATTAGTTATTCACAACTCTAAAAATGTACAAGTTACCACTACAGATACTGACATTGTAGTTAATATTGAGGCATTACTTCAAATCCTTGTAGCTATTCTTGTGAAATTAGATATTTTATAG
- a CDS encoding DUF1398 family protein, which produces MNDKITESEFQEIIRRRSNGVIDFSQFLDELSQRGINEYEIEVATGQATYKGVYSEFKTDSQVNLVISDNFNRNKVLGAISNISLPFLDFLKEISDAGVVTYRVIIPEKKAIYLGNSGEEIEEQLKI; this is translated from the coding sequence ATGAATGACAAAATAACAGAAAGTGAGTTTCAAGAAATTATCCGAAGAAGAAGTAACGGTGTAATCGATTTTTCTCAATTCTTAGATGAATTGTCCCAAAGAGGGATAAATGAATACGAAATAGAAGTTGCAACAGGGCAAGCAACATATAAAGGAGTATATTCAGAATTTAAAACAGATTCCCAAGTAAACTTGGTAATTTCAGATAACTTTAATCGAAATAAGGTACTTGGGGCAATTTCGAACATCTCTCTACCTTTCTTAGACTTCTTAAAAGAGATTTCCGATGCAGGAGTTGTCACATATCGTGTGATTATTCCAGAAAAAAAAGCTATATACCTCGGTAATAGTGGAGAAGAAATCGAAGAACAGCTTAAAATATAA
- a CDS encoding GyrI-like domain-containing protein, with protein sequence MADYKLEEKDGFIVIGLGTDLKSDYTDFAGLSKEKADFWQAVSEDGRLDTLKSIATNDYIFAVNEAVNNKMMHYAGVMAEASAPVPDGARVIQFPKGEYVVVEGEGNTAEELNNMVTAIAFGQVLPEEKDVAYVGAPNATVEMGHRNGQVFGEMWIPVVRK encoded by the coding sequence ATGGCAGATTATAAGTTAGAAGAAAAAGACGGTTTTATCGTAATAGGATTAGGAACCGATCTTAAGAGCGATTATACTGATTTTGCTGGATTGAGTAAGGAAAAGGCGGATTTTTGGCAAGCTGTAAGCGAAGATGGAAGGCTTGATACTTTAAAATCCATAGCCACAAACGACTACATTTTTGCAGTGAACGAAGCAGTGAATAATAAAATGATGCATTATGCCGGCGTCATGGCAGAGGCATCGGCACCAGTACCGGATGGAGCTAGAGTGATTCAGTTTCCTAAGGGAGAATATGTGGTTGTGGAAGGCGAAGGGAATACGGCTGAAGAATTAAATAATATGGTTACTGCCATTGCCTTTGGTCAAGTCTTACCAGAAGAAAAGGATGTTGCTTATGTCGGTGCACCTAATGCAACGGTTGAAATGGGGCACCGAAACGGGCAGGTATTTGGTGAAATGTGGATTCCTGTTGTTAGGAAATAA
- a CDS encoding HTH domain-containing protein, protein MKKVERINVIMRYINNRAHFTISEIMREFDVSRSTAIRDIREIESMGMPLVSEAGRDGGYFVMHNSVLPEVRFTDHEVKALFIAFMATRNQQLPYLKSRQSIAEKLLSLISESQQDDLILLNQLLLFEGTNPHNPDLLDLSDLPHPMVETLFQTLLLDRYLLLTIQEQKDIKSYPIYLLHLYHEKSSWIIEGFDLTEEKKRIFPADLLIDIKPYSPKKRLREQEIIEKLKMREEGINLVLELGPKAIAQYKKYHPLRVSIAYTNPYQTTAILKTFVHVHKPDELTEFTNWLLFLGSDFKIREMPEKILENVRRGLDLYRE, encoded by the coding sequence ATGAAAAAAGTTGAACGAATTAATGTGATTATGAGATATATCAACAACCGGGCTCACTTTACCATTTCTGAAATCATGCGTGAATTTGACGTTTCCAGGTCGACGGCTATTCGAGATATCAGGGAAATTGAGTCCATGGGGATGCCACTTGTCTCAGAAGCTGGAAGGGATGGGGGTTATTTTGTCATGCACAATTCTGTCCTGCCTGAGGTCCGTTTCACCGATCATGAAGTGAAAGCTCTATTTATTGCCTTTATGGCGACACGAAATCAGCAGCTCCCTTATCTAAAGAGCCGACAATCAATAGCTGAAAAATTACTCAGTCTCATCTCAGAAAGCCAGCAAGATGACCTGATTCTCCTGAACCAGCTCTTGCTGTTTGAAGGAACCAATCCCCATAACCCCGACTTACTGGACCTTTCAGACCTCCCCCATCCCATGGTGGAAACACTTTTCCAAACCCTCCTTTTGGATAGGTATTTATTGCTCACGATCCAAGAACAAAAGGACATCAAATCTTATCCCATCTATCTGCTGCACCTTTACCATGAAAAAAGCTCCTGGATCATTGAAGGTTTTGACTTAACGGAAGAAAAGAAGCGGATTTTTCCCGCCGACCTCCTCATCGACATCAAACCATACTCGCCGAAAAAAAGACTGAGAGAACAAGAGATTATAGAAAAACTGAAAATGCGGGAAGAAGGAATCAACCTTGTCCTTGAACTTGGTCCAAAAGCGATTGCGCAGTATAAAAAATACCATCCTTTAAGAGTTTCAATCGCCTATACGAATCCTTACCAAACCACAGCCATCCTAAAGACTTTTGTTCATGTTCATAAGCCCGATGAATTAACCGAATTCACAAACTGGTTGCTTTTCCTCGGCAGTGATTTCAAAATCAGGGAAATGCCAGAAAAGATCTTAGAAAATGTACGAAGGGGATTAGACCTTTACCGGGAATAA
- a CDS encoding AraC family transcriptional regulator has product MNPTGTVHILNGTEMHKNFKETQFLKAELMIPFNEAMCYGETCGDLFSDEFTEIRANVHQVTTAQYAEITLKPLQPLFCGGFDHIALWFDEDMFCQMNLLTILAWLDQTDYEGSIDLHLVGDDFQPESHYRLKAKGYDQLYKQVMIHKAMPKEVHPIPLYKGVELYLNYLKKDSDLMLYIQQHQDVPIKELVSLLIENFKDHGLGDTQYFEMIKSYRQNL; this is encoded by the coding sequence GTGAATCCTACAGGAACCGTACATATATTAAATGGAACAGAAATGCATAAGAATTTCAAAGAGACACAGTTTCTTAAAGCCGAATTGATGATTCCCTTCAACGAGGCAATGTGTTATGGGGAAACCTGCGGAGATTTATTTTCCGATGAATTTACAGAAATACGTGCGAATGTTCATCAAGTAACAACTGCGCAATATGCTGAAATCACCTTAAAACCATTGCAGCCGCTCTTTTGTGGGGGGTTTGATCATATAGCCCTATGGTTTGATGAGGATATGTTTTGTCAAATGAATCTTCTCACCATACTCGCCTGGTTAGATCAAACAGATTATGAAGGTTCAATTGATCTCCATCTAGTCGGTGATGATTTTCAACCAGAAAGTCATTACCGCCTAAAGGCAAAAGGATATGATCAACTTTACAAACAAGTAATGATTCATAAAGCCATGCCTAAGGAAGTTCATCCAATCCCTTTATACAAAGGGGTTGAACTGTATTTGAATTACCTTAAGAAAGATAGTGATCTTATGTTGTATATTCAACAACACCAGGACGTCCCGATAAAAGAACTGGTGTCTCTTCTAATCGAAAATTTCAAAGACCATGGCTTAGGAGATACACAATACTTTGAAATGATAAAATCTTATCGTCAAAATTTATGA
- a CDS encoding VOC family protein, translated as MIKGFGGVFWRTKNLDAIKKWYSEVLKIEMEDWNGTIIKPQSGNETILSFFTEDDPYFPTEQQVMLNFQVYNINETTEHLEQVGVPLVKEKEVSEFGTFIWIKDPEGRLIELWEK; from the coding sequence ATGATAAAAGGTTTCGGGGGAGTATTTTGGAGGACTAAAAACCTGGATGCTATTAAAAAATGGTACAGTGAAGTGTTGAAGATTGAAATGGAAGATTGGAATGGGACTATTATTAAACCCCAATCAGGAAATGAAACCATTTTATCTTTCTTTACTGAAGATGACCCTTACTTCCCGACAGAACAGCAGGTGATGTTGAATTTCCAAGTTTATAATATAAACGAGACGACTGAGCATCTGGAACAAGTTGGTGTACCTCTTGTTAAGGAAAAAGAGGTTAGTGAATTTGGTACGTTTATTTGGATTAAAGATCCTGAAGGTAGACTGATTGAGCTATGGGAGAAATAA
- the mraY gene encoding phospho-N-acetylmuramoyl-pentapeptide-transferase: MIDQLIPAIIAFILVSVLSPLFIELLRKLKLLQPIRKELPSNHQIKKGTPLMFGIILFIGIIVSLFFSPTPLMYFLAITYILFSFIGFLDDFWKASRQDPGGVSSRTKLIFQFLFTGALLFYLMSELGINSTIGIYQNLSLNLPIVVYFIVITLFIVGSANAINFTDGLDGLLGVVAIPTYFFFFMISDKSEVQLFCLIMIGCLLGFLIYNIFPARAFMGDTGSLAIGGSLSFLAIIEKVEILIPVLFFIYFAEQLSVILQVASFKSTGKRIFRMTPIHYHYGLKYGWGETTIVTAFGFVSWICTFICYAYWKFVL; the protein is encoded by the coding sequence GTGATCGATCAACTAATTCCGGCTATTATTGCTTTTATATTAGTCTCCGTTTTATCCCCGCTATTCATTGAACTGTTACGGAAATTAAAGCTCCTGCAACCGATACGAAAAGAACTTCCTTCCAATCATCAAATCAAAAAAGGGACTCCTTTAATGTTTGGCATCATTCTTTTTATCGGGATTATCGTATCGTTATTTTTTTCACCTACACCACTGATGTATTTCCTGGCGATTACGTATATATTATTCAGCTTTATAGGTTTCCTGGATGATTTTTGGAAAGCTTCACGCCAGGATCCTGGAGGGGTATCAAGTAGAACCAAGCTTATTTTCCAATTTCTCTTTACGGGGGCTTTGCTTTTTTATTTGATGAGCGAACTCGGAATAAACTCAACGATTGGTATTTATCAAAATCTTTCTTTGAATCTTCCAATAGTAGTATATTTCATTGTCATCACCTTATTTATTGTCGGTTCTGCAAATGCCATTAATTTTACAGACGGCTTGGACGGCCTTTTAGGAGTGGTTGCAATCCCTACCTATTTCTTCTTTTTTATGATTTCGGACAAAAGTGAGGTGCAGCTTTTTTGTTTAATCATGATCGGATGCTTACTCGGGTTTCTCATTTATAATATCTTTCCTGCCAGAGCTTTTATGGGGGATACAGGGTCATTAGCGATAGGCGGTTCCCTTTCTTTTCTTGCCATTATCGAGAAAGTTGAGATTCTCATTCCCGTTTTATTCTTTATCTATTTTGCTGAACAGCTATCGGTTATATTACAAGTTGCTTCATTTAAATCGACAGGGAAACGAATTTTCAGAATGACTCCGATTCATTATCACTACGGCTTAAAATATGGCTGGGGTGAAACGACCATTGTTACCGCCTTTGGGTTTGTTTCGTGGATTTGTACGTTTATCTGTTATGCTTATTGGAAGTTTGTTCTCTAG
- a CDS encoding alpha/beta hydrolase has translation MWEQKLIKTDRGDFEIFEAGNGEPLCVTHLYSEFNERGYHFADRFVDDFKVYLVNLKESGNSTEIQDEDELSMSETCKDLEAIRSALGYDSWNFAGHSTGGMLGLVYAADHPDSLKRLIVGGASATKEYMDDQESIYCDENPNNDRLKEVFSILKSDDATREERKHARREWTKMSLNDPSRYDEYYSKPSSGKVVQKRLEYYAYNELPTFDIREDISNIKTPTIVFCGKHDSQCPFVYSEEIFNLIPNSTFYIFENSNHSPHLEEQEKFSGMVKDSFHLV, from the coding sequence ATGTGGGAACAAAAGCTAATTAAAACTGATCGAGGAGATTTCGAAATATTTGAAGCCGGGAATGGTGAACCATTATGTGTGACTCATCTATATAGCGAGTTTAACGAGCGTGGCTACCACTTTGCTGACCGGTTTGTGGACGACTTTAAAGTGTACCTTGTCAATTTGAAAGAATCGGGGAATTCCACTGAGATTCAAGATGAAGATGAGTTAAGTATGAGTGAAACCTGCAAGGATCTGGAAGCTATCCGATCTGCTTTAGGGTATGATAGCTGGAATTTTGCAGGACATTCAACAGGTGGGATGTTAGGGCTGGTTTATGCTGCTGATCATCCGGATTCTCTAAAACGGTTGATTGTAGGCGGAGCCTCAGCTACAAAGGAATATATGGACGATCAGGAAAGCATTTATTGTGATGAAAATCCCAATAACGACCGATTGAAAGAGGTATTTTCCATCCTGAAATCCGATGATGCAACAAGAGAAGAACGGAAGCACGCACGTAGGGAATGGACGAAAATGTCTCTGAATGACCCAAGCAGATATGATGAATACTATTCTAAGCCAAGCAGTGGAAAAGTGGTTCAAAAACGTTTAGAGTATTATGCTTATAACGAATTGCCAACGTTTGATATCAGAGAAGACATTTCGAACATAAAAACCCCGACAATCGTTTTTTGTGGGAAACACGACTCTCAATGTCCATTTGTGTATTCAGAAGAGATTTTCAATCTTATTCCCAATTCAACATTTTATATCTTTGAAAATAGTAACCATTCACCTCATCTAGAAGAACAAGAAAAATTCAGCGGGATGGTGAAAGACTCTTTTCACTTGGTCTGA
- a CDS encoding GNAT family N-acetyltransferase produces MNPILIDVPFQLETDRLILRAPQQAGEGNVVHQAIKDSINELKQWLALFQEIPTVEETEILLRNAYIDFLKRESFRYLIFHKGTNGFIGTASLHRIDWKISKCEIGYWINSQFSGKGYMTEAVSELTNLGFQQFNFRRIEIRCESTNNKSRSIPVKLGFELEGTLRNDELSSDGSKLTDTCIYSKIK; encoded by the coding sequence ATGAATCCTATTTTAATAGATGTTCCGTTCCAATTAGAAACAGACAGATTAATTCTTCGAGCACCACAACAAGCTGGGGAAGGGAATGTAGTACACCAAGCTATTAAGGATTCAATTAATGAGTTAAAGCAATGGTTGGCTTTATTTCAGGAAATTCCTACTGTTGAAGAAACAGAAATTCTCCTGAGAAACGCCTATATAGATTTTTTGAAAAGAGAAAGCTTTCGCTATCTTATCTTTCATAAAGGTACTAATGGTTTTATTGGAACGGCCAGCCTCCACAGAATTGATTGGAAGATTTCTAAATGTGAAATTGGATACTGGATTAACTCGCAATTTAGTGGCAAGGGATATATGACAGAAGCAGTAAGTGAGTTAACTAACCTTGGCTTTCAGCAATTCAACTTTAGAAGGATTGAAATAAGATGTGAATCAACAAACAATAAAAGTCGTTCGATTCCAGTAAAACTAGGTTTTGAATTAGAAGGAACCTTAAGAAATGATGAGTTATCCTCAGATGGCAGCAAGCTGACTGACACATGTATTTATTCAAAAATAAAGTAA
- a CDS encoding S9 family peptidase, with protein MNRNEKTYLTIEELLSIPTISSLNISEDGNNVAFVKNTADWESNTYRNHIWIYEKNKRECYAFTTNGIEGTCPLWSPDSRHIAYLRSVGDGDKKNQIFMESIDGDGRVQVTDEKEGVSQFKWDPTGKGFYYVTQSRESEEIKVRRETYGDFHHVGREYKNDSLWYVELKGSTGLDENVPYQLTNGRDFHIHEFNVSDNGEKVVLMAKPSPDGEDGQNGDLYILDRQSGELQKLIGDKLLGGNVCFSPHGNKICYSASIREKEYYKTHIMDSTLEIYDLTSGERIQPLIDFDRRVIPIRWTAKGILLMWQDKTNYLIGLLTEDGKLDMLSETTECCIMEASIAGDGNHLSYLKAAPNEAFDVYLDDEKITNENGLFEGKLKSNREIISWSSSDNLEIEGILTTPIDVDWNKKYPLLVFIHGGPAWASFPIHSSCFNEKYPIESFIEKGFIVLEPNYRGSSGYGNDFLKANYRNLGIGDYQDVISGVDALVDRGIADKDRVGVMGWSQGGFISAFCSTYSDRFKAISVGGGISNWVTNYVNTDLPSFIRMHVGDTPWNDPEIYAQSSPMTYIQSACTPTLIQHGEKDARVPLPNAYELYKGLSDMGVDTELVIFEGMGYSSDKPGIPRAIMKQNLMWFSHYILGESMDGFRVL; from the coding sequence ATGAATAGGAATGAAAAAACATATCTAACTATAGAAGAGCTTCTTTCAATACCAACCATATCAAGCTTAAACATAAGTGAGGATGGCAATAACGTAGCATTTGTCAAAAACACAGCTGACTGGGAAAGCAATACATATAGGAATCACATATGGATATATGAAAAAAATAAGAGGGAATGTTACGCATTCACCACCAACGGTATAGAAGGTACATGCCCATTATGGTCTCCGGACTCTAGACATATTGCCTACCTTCGTTCAGTGGGTGACGGTGATAAGAAGAATCAGATCTTTATGGAGTCGATCGATGGTGATGGCAGGGTTCAAGTGACGGATGAGAAAGAAGGGGTAAGTCAATTCAAATGGGACCCTACCGGCAAGGGCTTTTATTATGTTACACAGTCACGTGAATCTGAGGAAATTAAGGTACGCAGGGAAACATATGGAGATTTCCACCATGTAGGCAGAGAATACAAGAATGATTCTTTATGGTATGTGGAATTAAAAGGTTCTACCGGTCTTGATGAAAATGTTCCGTATCAACTAACGAACGGCAGGGATTTTCACATCCACGAATTTAATGTTTCAGACAATGGGGAAAAGGTGGTGCTCATGGCTAAGCCAAGCCCCGATGGAGAAGATGGTCAGAATGGAGATCTCTACATACTCGATCGTCAATCAGGAGAGTTACAGAAGCTGATTGGAGATAAGTTATTGGGAGGGAACGTTTGCTTTTCTCCTCATGGTAACAAAATATGTTATTCAGCAAGCATACGAGAGAAAGAGTACTATAAGACACATATCATGGACAGTACACTCGAAATCTATGATCTTACGAGCGGTGAGCGGATTCAACCATTGATAGATTTTGACCGGAGGGTTATTCCAATACGTTGGACAGCTAAAGGGATTCTACTGATGTGGCAGGATAAAACAAATTATCTTATCGGGTTACTAACTGAAGATGGAAAGCTGGATATGTTAAGCGAAACTACGGAGTGCTGTATCATGGAGGCTTCTATAGCAGGGGATGGAAATCATTTGTCCTATCTTAAGGCAGCACCCAATGAAGCCTTTGACGTCTATTTAGATGATGAAAAAATAACAAACGAGAATGGTCTGTTTGAGGGGAAACTGAAAAGTAACAGGGAGATCATCTCATGGAGTAGCAGTGATAATCTTGAAATAGAAGGGATATTAACAACCCCAATAGACGTTGATTGGAATAAAAAATATCCCTTATTGGTCTTCATCCATGGCGGTCCAGCCTGGGCTTCCTTCCCCATCCATTCAAGCTGCTTCAATGAAAAATATCCTATTGAGTCGTTTATTGAAAAGGGCTTTATCGTTTTAGAACCGAACTACAGAGGAAGTTCAGGATATGGGAATGACTTCTTAAAGGCGAACTATCGAAACCTGGGAATCGGTGACTATCAGGATGTGATATCGGGAGTGGATGCACTCGTGGACCGGGGGATTGCAGATAAGGATCGAGTAGGGGTGATGGGATGGAGCCAAGGTGGATTCATATCAGCATTCTGCTCTACCTATAGTGATCGATTTAAGGCAATTTCAGTTGGAGGTGGAATTAGTAATTGGGTCACCAATTACGTGAATACAGATTTACCTTCATTTATCAGGATGCATGTAGGAGATACACCATGGAATGACCCAGAGATCTATGCTCAATCTTCACCCATGACCTATATTCAATCTGCCTGTACACCTACCTTGATCCAACATGGAGAAAAGGACGCAAGAGTTCCACTTCCGAATGCATATGAGCTATATAAAGGACTAAGTGATATGGGAGTGGATACAGAATTAGTCATATTCGAAGGAATGGGATATAGCTCTGACAAACCTGGAATACCTCGGGCTATTATGAAGCAGAATCTGATGTGGTTTTCACACTATATACTTGGAGAGAGTATGGATGGTTTTAGGGTTTTGTAA
- a CDS encoding phosphopantothenoylcysteine decarboxylase gives MSLLTGKKILVTSGGTLEKWDTVRGHTNLAKGTMGCYLAEEALNHEAEVIYLHGYFAKLPENHRNMRLIQFEGIDDLGGKIKKLVQSEQIDVVIMAAAGSDWVVDKVFDQRGNPILETGKMTSDEPPIIHFKKAPKVLSQIKKWNPNVLLVGFKLEHTVDHEYLFERAKLRMETSKAEFMVANKTGSLYGEESEHFIVSTFQLPIKYSSKKETAEGLIHLLADHIS, from the coding sequence ATGAGTCTATTAACAGGAAAGAAGATCCTGGTAACAAGCGGAGGTACCCTGGAAAAGTGGGATACCGTCAGGGGACATACTAATTTAGCAAAAGGGACAATGGGGTGTTATTTAGCGGAAGAAGCGTTGAACCATGAAGCAGAGGTCATCTACTTACACGGCTATTTTGCAAAACTTCCTGAAAACCATCGAAACATGCGCTTGATACAATTTGAGGGTATAGATGATTTAGGTGGGAAAATCAAAAAACTTGTACAATCTGAACAAATTGATGTTGTGATCATGGCAGCTGCCGGATCGGATTGGGTTGTTGATAAAGTATTCGACCAACGAGGAAATCCAATTTTGGAGACAGGGAAAATGACGAGTGATGAACCACCAATCATTCATTTTAAGAAAGCCCCAAAAGTATTATCTCAGATAAAAAAATGGAATCCAAACGTCTTACTCGTCGGTTTTAAGTTAGAACATACAGTTGATCATGAGTACTTATTCGAAAGGGCAAAGCTTAGAATGGAGACTTCCAAAGCGGAATTCATGGTTGCTAATAAAACAGGTTCACTCTATGGTGAAGAATCAGAACATTTTATTGTTTCTACATTTCAATTACCAATAAAGTATAGTAGTAAAAAAGAGACAGCTGAGGGATTAATACATTTGCTTGCAGATCATATAAGCTAA
- a CDS encoding GNAT family N-acetyltransferase, translating to MLSTERCELHVLKDSDSYQIKKLYDNDQVRKYLGGTVNEESFTQRFHEMVLSPNKEHYWTIFNKSSREFVGMVFLDTYHDGIHTEIGYQFLPEFWGKGLAREVINRVLHYGIHTLKLDKVMAETQSQNKASCKLLLSVGMSLEKKIQRFGNEQSVFAISGS from the coding sequence TTGTTGTCCACAGAAAGATGCGAGTTACACGTGTTAAAGGATAGTGATTCCTACCAAATAAAAAAATTATATGACAACGATCAGGTACGAAAATATTTAGGTGGGACAGTTAATGAAGAGTCATTTACACAAAGATTTCATGAAATGGTCCTTTCGCCAAATAAGGAGCATTATTGGACTATTTTCAATAAAAGTTCCCGGGAATTTGTAGGAATGGTCTTCCTTGATACCTATCATGATGGAATTCACACAGAAATCGGCTATCAATTTTTACCGGAGTTCTGGGGGAAGGGTCTTGCCAGAGAAGTAATCAATAGGGTATTACATTATGGGATTCATACCCTGAAATTAGACAAAGTCATGGCCGAAACACAGTCACAAAATAAGGCATCTTGCAAACTATTATTATCGGTAGGGATGAGTTTAGAGAAGAAGATTCAACGCTTTGGAAATGAACAATCCGTTTTTGCCATATCGGGTTCTTGA